The Aureimonas mangrovi genome includes a region encoding these proteins:
- a CDS encoding LysR family transcriptional regulator, with product MDTNLDLGLLVTLEALLAEGNVTRAARRLNLSQPALSARLARLRDAFGDPLLIPAQRGMVLTQRAVELQQPLHEALEGVRRVVADGAPFDPATMQATLVIAASDYQQYALLTRFSVALRTEAPMVRIAWRALDVLALAAQLERGEVDLALATPDHAPAAMRQRQLYCEGYTVIARQGHPAVQGHVSLDVFCTLEHVVVSLQGGGFSGPTDAALEAVGRRRTVALSTSGFLIVPEVVSRSDMIALVPRRLADGWSDRLQVLEPPLTIPRVTVASVWHDRATYHPAQRWLRERLSTLAAEG from the coding sequence ATGGATACCAATCTCGATCTCGGCCTGCTCGTCACGCTCGAAGCCCTTCTGGCGGAAGGGAACGTCACGCGTGCCGCCCGGCGCCTGAACCTAAGCCAGCCTGCCTTGTCGGCCCGGTTGGCGCGGCTTCGCGACGCCTTCGGCGATCCCCTCCTCATTCCGGCACAGCGCGGGATGGTCCTGACCCAGCGCGCAGTCGAGCTTCAGCAGCCATTGCACGAAGCGCTGGAGGGCGTCCGCAGGGTTGTGGCAGATGGAGCACCATTCGACCCGGCGACCATGCAGGCGACGCTGGTGATCGCCGCTAGCGACTACCAGCAGTATGCGCTTCTCACCCGGTTCTCGGTCGCGCTTAGGACCGAGGCGCCCATGGTCCGCATCGCCTGGCGTGCCCTTGACGTGCTGGCGCTCGCCGCACAGCTGGAGCGCGGCGAGGTCGATCTAGCCTTGGCAACTCCCGACCATGCACCGGCGGCCATGCGCCAGCGTCAGCTCTATTGTGAGGGTTACACGGTGATCGCCCGGCAGGGACACCCTGCCGTACAAGGACATGTCAGCCTAGACGTGTTCTGTACTTTGGAGCACGTTGTGGTGTCTCTCCAAGGCGGCGGGTTCTCGGGACCCACCGATGCGGCACTAGAGGCCGTCGGCCGCCGCCGCACCGTAGCCCTGTCCACGTCGGGGTTCCTGATCGTGCCGGAGGTCGTGTCGCGGTCCGACATGATTGCGCTGGTTCCTCGGCGTCTTGCCGATGGCTGGTCGGATCGCCTGCAAGTGCTGGAACCGCCACTCACCATCCCTCGCGTTACCGTCGCGAGTGTCTGGCACGACCGGGCCACTTACCATCCGGCACAACGCTGGCTGCGTGAACGTCTGTCGACGTTGGCCGCCGAAGGTTAG
- a CDS encoding epoxide hydrolase family protein, translating to MISPYTINIPDERLATIRAKIEAYDWSQLPDAGGWSAGVGVDDLKRLAAYWQDSYDWRAVERRLNALPNFTIDVEGEHLHFVHVKGDGSRPPVLLLHGWPGSYLEFERLLEPLAADGHDVVVPSLPGFAFSNPITRPIGPRRAAALVHGLMSQLFGGARYFIQGGDWGHALAVWAAHDRPDALLGIHINMMTVRAEDAAPTTDEEKSFAAERAAIADQESAYFHEQATRPQTLGVAMTDSPVGAAGWILEKFGKWADLPTTADGAPDIWSKFSEEDLLTNIMLYIAPASFVTATWIYYGSRLEKSRMLPPGTRIQVPTGFAAFPDPVFLPPPRSFAEKTYNIVHWTDMPRGGHFAALEEPELMLADLRAFIATVSGARS from the coding sequence ATGATTTCACCCTACACGATCAACATCCCTGACGAACGGCTCGCCACGATCAGAGCGAAGATCGAGGCTTATGACTGGAGCCAGCTGCCGGATGCGGGGGGCTGGTCAGCGGGGGTCGGGGTTGATGACCTCAAGCGGCTCGCCGCGTATTGGCAGGACAGCTACGACTGGCGTGCGGTCGAACGGCGCCTCAACGCACTCCCCAACTTTACGATCGATGTGGAAGGCGAGCACCTCCACTTCGTTCATGTGAAAGGCGACGGCTCCAGGCCGCCCGTCCTGCTTCTCCACGGCTGGCCGGGCTCGTATCTCGAGTTCGAGCGGCTATTGGAGCCGCTCGCAGCAGACGGGCACGATGTTGTCGTCCCCTCGCTTCCTGGCTTCGCGTTCTCCAACCCGATCACGCGCCCGATCGGCCCGCGGCGGGCCGCTGCGCTCGTGCACGGGCTGATGAGCCAACTGTTCGGCGGCGCGCGGTATTTCATTCAAGGGGGCGATTGGGGCCACGCCCTCGCGGTCTGGGCAGCACACGATCGACCGGACGCTCTGCTCGGCATCCATATCAATATGATGACCGTGCGTGCGGAGGATGCCGCTCCGACGACCGACGAGGAGAAGTCCTTCGCCGCCGAGCGGGCTGCGATTGCCGATCAGGAGAGCGCCTACTTTCACGAGCAGGCGACCCGTCCGCAGACGCTCGGCGTCGCGATGACCGACAGCCCGGTCGGAGCGGCGGGCTGGATACTCGAAAAGTTCGGAAAATGGGCCGATCTCCCGACAACCGCCGATGGCGCCCCCGACATCTGGAGCAAGTTTTCCGAGGAGGACCTCCTCACCAACATCATGCTCTACATCGCGCCGGCATCGTTCGTGACTGCAACGTGGATCTACTATGGCAGCCGGCTTGAGAAGTCGCGGATGCTTCCGCCTGGCACCCGCATCCAGGTGCCGACCGGCTTTGCGGCCTTCCCCGATCCGGTGTTCTTGCCGCCGCCGCGCTCGTTCGCGGAGAAGACCTACAACATCGTGCATTGGACCGACATGCCGCGGGGCGGGCATTTCGCCGCGCTGGAGGAGCCGGAACTGATGCTGGCCGACCTGCGCGCCTTTATCGCGACGGTGTCGGGAGCGCGCTCCTGA